In the genome of Leucobacter luti, one region contains:
- a CDS encoding thiamine-binding protein, with the protein MILAFSVAPNGVGPAGPATSESGSVSHAVAAAVKVVRESGLPHRTSSMFTEIEGEWDEVFDVVKRATEAVLPYGSRVSLVMKADIRPGFEGELDGKLERLERAIDDTQGKSAG; encoded by the coding sequence ATGATCCTTGCATTCTCCGTCGCACCCAACGGGGTCGGCCCAGCCGGACCAGCAACGAGCGAATCGGGATCCGTCTCACACGCGGTCGCAGCGGCGGTGAAGGTGGTGCGCGAATCGGGACTGCCGCACCGCACGAGCAGCATGTTCACCGAGATCGAGGGCGAGTGGGACGAGGTCTTCGACGTCGTGAAGCGCGCCACGGAGGCGGTGCTGCCCTATGGGTCTCGCGTGTCGCTCGTGATGAAGGCCGACATTCGGCCCGGCTTCGAGGGCGAGCTCGACGGGAAGCTGGAGCGGCTGGAGCGCGCGATAGA